From one Mycobacterium colombiense CECT 3035 genomic stretch:
- a CDS encoding condensation domain-containing protein: protein MVALGSINEWQPPHGPVTMWMAAPTALEAARAARRSELAPSYQQNQHLWASYHGKNLNRQLPRLMIVAWDIPGTCDIEAMTATINAHVRRQDTYHYWFEFDNGMFVRREIENPEDIDLVPVALGEMTPEQVRNHVLTATPGTLEWGCFTYGIVQHADYFTFYASVDHLHIDGLSAALIFLDIHLMYQEVAQSGHRAATLPEMRSYRAYVARQREKAAALDLSSPEIQDWIAFARDTDGDWPSFPLPLGDIWASTKGDLLTVELMDAAATEAFDAACVAAGARFIGGVLACAGFAEHELTGKDTYHGFTAKDTRSAGVDTMTVGWFASLIPITVPTAGETFAQAARAAQKSFDDAQRLADVPVERVLELATPDELGIKLPTQLPMMLSFLDFRKIPLNGLWAETRFGTYGDSLSHGGINMWINRQAENTTVTMSFPDNAIARESVLRYIATLTQAFVRVAMPTADESVRVAPQANSEDSYSLAPDADDHEAA from the coding sequence ATGGTCGCACTCGGAAGCATCAACGAATGGCAACCGCCACATGGCCCGGTTACCATGTGGATGGCCGCGCCCACGGCGCTGGAAGCGGCACGCGCCGCGCGGCGAAGTGAGCTGGCACCGAGTTATCAACAGAACCAACACCTCTGGGCCTCGTACCACGGCAAGAACCTGAACCGGCAGCTGCCCCGGCTGATGATCGTCGCGTGGGACATTCCCGGCACCTGCGACATCGAGGCGATGACCGCGACGATCAACGCCCATGTGCGCCGCCAGGACACGTATCACTATTGGTTCGAATTCGACAACGGAATGTTCGTGCGCCGCGAAATCGAGAATCCCGAAGACATCGATCTCGTCCCGGTGGCGCTCGGGGAGATGACCCCGGAGCAGGTGCGCAACCACGTCCTGACCGCGACTCCGGGGACCCTGGAATGGGGCTGCTTTACCTACGGAATCGTCCAGCACGCGGACTATTTCACGTTCTATGCCAGCGTCGACCATCTGCACATCGACGGCCTGTCCGCCGCCCTGATCTTCCTCGACATCCACCTGATGTATCAGGAAGTGGCGCAGAGCGGGCACCGGGCCGCCACGCTGCCCGAAATGCGGAGCTATCGCGCCTACGTTGCGCGGCAGCGCGAGAAGGCCGCGGCCCTGGACCTGTCGTCGCCCGAGATCCAGGACTGGATCGCCTTCGCGCGTGACACCGACGGCGACTGGCCGAGTTTCCCACTGCCGCTGGGCGATATCTGGGCGAGCACCAAGGGGGATCTGCTGACGGTCGAACTGATGGACGCCGCCGCGACCGAGGCCTTCGACGCCGCCTGCGTCGCGGCCGGCGCCCGGTTCATCGGGGGAGTCCTGGCGTGCGCCGGTTTCGCCGAGCACGAATTGACCGGCAAGGACACCTATCACGGGTTCACGGCCAAGGACACCCGAAGCGCCGGCGTGGACACGATGACCGTGGGGTGGTTCGCCAGCCTGATCCCGATCACCGTGCCGACCGCCGGCGAGACGTTCGCACAGGCGGCCAGGGCCGCGCAGAAGTCGTTCGACGACGCCCAGCGCCTCGCCGACGTGCCCGTCGAGCGGGTCCTGGAATTGGCCACACCGGACGAACTGGGCATCAAGCTGCCCACGCAGCTGCCGATGATGCTGTCCTTCCTCGACTTCCGCAAGATCCCGCTCAACGGGTTGTGGGCGGAGACCAGGTTCGGCACCTACGGTGACAGCCTTTCCCACGGTGGGATCAACATGTGGATCAACCGGCAGGCCGAGAACACCACGGTGACGATGTCTTTCCCGGACAACGCCATCGCACGCGAGTCGGTGCTGCGCTACATCGCGACGCTCACCCAGGCGTTCGTGCGCGTCGCCATGCCCACCGCCGACGAGTCTGTCAGGGTTGCGCCCCAGGCGAATTCGGAAGATTCCTACTCGCTCGCGCCGGACGCGGACGATCACGAAGCGGCATAA
- a CDS encoding condensation domain-containing protein, which translates to MVALGNISEWQPPSGPLTMWTPAPASHDAARAARRSELAPSYQQNQHLWAANIGKAMSRQLPRLMVVAWDIPGSCDIAAMTATINAHVRRQDTYHHWFEFEDGHIVRRTIDDPAVIDLVPVPFGRMSADEVRTHVLTTTPETLEWGCFTFGVVEHADYFTFYASVDHLHIDGLSAGLIFVDIHLTYQELAQGGHQHPPQLPEVRSYSGYSARQREKAAMLDLSSPEIKDWIAFARDTDGNWPNFPLPLGNTWESSKGDLITMDLLDGAETESFDAACRAAGARFIGGVLACTALADHELTGNETYHGFTAKDTRMPGVDSMTVGWFASLIPVTVMTGGASFREAAPAAQKSFDAAKGLADVPFERLLELATPDDLGIKLPTQLPMMLSFLDFRKIPLAGLWAETNFGTYGDNLSAGGINMWINRHAEKTTVTISYPDNEIARESVHRYIATLTEVCAGVAHSTDVDAEGAAPREDSGTQQGFADEDDTEAA; encoded by the coding sequence ATGGTCGCACTCGGCAACATCAGCGAATGGCAACCACCGAGCGGTCCACTGACGATGTGGACGCCCGCGCCCGCGTCGCATGACGCGGCCCGCGCCGCGCGCCGCTCTGAGCTGGCTCCGAGTTACCAACAGAATCAACATCTTTGGGCCGCCAACATCGGTAAGGCGATGAGCAGGCAGCTACCCCGCCTGATGGTCGTGGCGTGGGACATCCCAGGTTCCTGCGACATTGCGGCGATGACGGCGACCATCAACGCGCACGTCCGTCGCCAGGACACCTACCACCATTGGTTTGAATTCGAGGACGGCCACATCGTGCGCCGCACGATCGACGATCCCGCCGTCATCGATCTGGTCCCGGTGCCGTTCGGGCGGATGAGCGCCGACGAGGTGCGCACCCACGTACTGACGACCACCCCGGAGACGCTCGAATGGGGTTGCTTCACATTCGGTGTCGTCGAGCACGCGGACTATTTCACGTTCTATGCCAGTGTCGACCATCTGCACATCGACGGCTTGTCCGCCGGGCTGATCTTCGTCGACATCCACCTGACCTATCAGGAACTGGCGCAGGGCGGACATCAGCATCCGCCCCAGCTCCCCGAGGTCAGGAGCTATTCCGGCTACTCCGCGCGGCAACGCGAGAAGGCCGCGATGTTGGATCTGTCCTCTCCCGAGATCAAGGACTGGATCGCATTCGCCCGCGACACCGACGGCAACTGGCCGAATTTCCCACTGCCGCTGGGCAATACCTGGGAGAGCAGCAAGGGCGACTTGATAACGATGGACTTGTTGGACGGCGCCGAGACCGAATCGTTCGACGCCGCCTGCCGGGCGGCCGGCGCCCGCTTCATCGGCGGCGTCCTGGCGTGCACGGCCCTGGCCGACCACGAATTGACCGGCAACGAGACCTATCACGGGTTCACGGCCAAGGACACCCGGATGCCGGGCGTCGACTCGATGACCGTCGGCTGGTTCGCCAGCCTGATCCCGGTCACCGTGATGACCGGCGGCGCCTCGTTCCGCGAAGCGGCCCCCGCGGCCCAGAAGTCCTTCGATGCCGCGAAGGGGCTCGCCGACGTCCCGTTCGAGCGGCTGTTGGAGCTGGCGACACCGGACGACCTCGGGATCAAGCTACCGACGCAGCTGCCGATGATGCTGTCCTTCCTGGACTTTCGCAAAATTCCCCTCGCCGGACTGTGGGCCGAGACGAACTTCGGCACCTATGGGGACAACCTGTCGGCCGGTGGCATCAACATGTGGATCAACCGGCACGCCGAGAAGACCACGGTGACAATCTCGTACCCGGACAACGAGATAGCGCGCGAGTCCGTGCACCGCTACATCGCGACCTTGACCGAAGTGTGTGCCGGCGTCGCCCACAGCACCGACGTCGACGCGGAAGGTGCTGCACCCCGGGAGGATTCGGGTACCCAGCAGGGCTTCGCCGACGAAGACGACACCGAGGCGGCCTAG
- a CDS encoding TetR/AcrR family transcriptional regulator, producing MVAMSETPSARPYRGVEAADRLATRRSRLLAAGLDLLGAEQQNISAVTVRGVCRAAGLAARYFYESFADKDEFVACVFDWVVAELAATTQAAVAAVPAGEQTRAGMANIVRTITENPRVGRLLFSTQLADPVIVRKRAESSALFAMLSGQHVGHALQVPANERIKAAAHFVVGGVGQTISAWLAGDVQLEPDQLVDQLAALLDELAEPNLYRLTETRAGA from the coding sequence ATGGTTGCCATGAGCGAGACGCCCAGCGCGCGGCCGTACCGCGGGGTCGAGGCCGCCGATCGCCTGGCCACCCGCCGTAGCCGGCTGCTCGCCGCGGGCCTGGACCTGCTCGGGGCGGAGCAGCAGAACATCTCGGCGGTCACCGTCCGTGGCGTATGTCGCGCCGCCGGCCTGGCCGCCCGGTACTTCTACGAGAGCTTCGCCGACAAGGACGAATTCGTCGCGTGCGTATTCGACTGGGTGGTCGCCGAACTGGCCGCCACCACGCAGGCGGCGGTGGCCGCGGTGCCGGCCGGTGAGCAAACCCGCGCGGGCATGGCGAACATCGTCCGGACCATCACCGAGAACCCCCGCGTGGGGCGCCTGTTGTTCAGCACCCAGCTGGCCGATCCGGTGATCGTGCGCAAACGCGCCGAGTCCAGCGCGCTGTTCGCCATGCTGTCCGGCCAGCACGTCGGCCACGCGTTACAGGTCCCGGCGAACGAGCGCATCAAGGCCGCCGCGCATTTCGTGGTCGGCGGCGTCGGTCAGACCATCAGCGCCTGGCTGGCCGGTGACGTCCAACTCGAACCGGACCAGCTCGTCGATCAGCTGGCGGCGCTGCTCGACGAGCTCGCCGAGCCAAACCTGTACCGCCTCACCGAAACACGAGCCGGCGCGTAG
- a CDS encoding oxygenase MpaB family protein → MAIHEPVHQPIGHVERRAADPPRPQRRRRRRELGIDEGLMGVALLAGPANVIMQLSHPGVGYGVMESRVESGRVDLHPIKRARTTFTYLAVATNGSDAQKDAFRRAVNRAHAQVYSTPESPVSYNAFDPELQLWVGACLYKGGLDIYRMFIGELDGEDADRHYREGMTLATTLQVPTQMWPADRAAFDRYWEESLAKVHIDDAVREYLFPIAANRIRGVRLPRALQRLSDNFALLITTGFLPQRFRDEMRLPWDATKQRRFDRLIAVLATVNRYLPRFVRQFPFNVLLHDLDRRIKKGRPLV, encoded by the coding sequence ATGGCAATTCACGAGCCGGTGCACCAGCCGATCGGGCATGTCGAGCGCCGAGCCGCCGACCCGCCCCGCCCGCAGCGGCGCCGGCGGCGGCGGGAACTGGGGATCGACGAGGGTCTGATGGGCGTCGCATTGCTGGCGGGCCCGGCGAACGTGATCATGCAACTGTCCCATCCCGGCGTCGGGTACGGCGTGATGGAGAGCCGCGTCGAAAGCGGCCGGGTCGACCTGCACCCGATCAAGCGCGCCCGCACCACCTTCACTTACCTGGCCGTCGCGACCAACGGCAGCGACGCGCAGAAGGACGCCTTCCGTCGCGCGGTGAACCGCGCCCACGCACAGGTGTATTCGACCCCGGAGAGCCCGGTGTCCTACAACGCTTTCGATCCCGAGCTGCAGCTGTGGGTGGGGGCCTGCCTGTATAAGGGCGGGCTCGACATCTACCGCATGTTCATCGGAGAACTCGACGGCGAGGACGCCGATCGCCACTATCGCGAGGGCATGACGCTGGCCACCACACTGCAGGTGCCGACGCAGATGTGGCCCGCCGACCGCGCGGCGTTCGACCGTTATTGGGAAGAATCGCTGGCCAAGGTGCACATCGACGATGCCGTGCGCGAGTATCTGTTTCCCATTGCGGCCAATCGGATCCGGGGCGTGAGGCTGCCGCGCGCGCTGCAGCGCCTCTCGGACAACTTCGCACTGCTGATCACCACGGGGTTCCTGCCGCAGCGGTTCCGCGACGAGATGCGCCTGCCCTGGGACGCGACCAAGCAGCGCCGCTTCGACCGGCTGATCGCAGTGTTGGCCACGGTGAACCGGTATCTACCGCGGTTCGTTCGGCAGTTCCCCTTCAACGTCTTGCTGCACGACCTGGACCGCAGGATCAAAAAGGGCCGTCCACTGGTGTAG
- a CDS encoding PPE family protein, giving the protein MTAPIWMASPPELHSALLSSGPGPGPLLAAAGAWSQLSAEYSTAAEELSTMLAGVQAGAWQGPTGESYAAAHAPYLAWLAKSSADSATAASRHEVAAAAYTAALAAMPTLPELATNHVVHGALLATNFFGVNTVPIAVNEADYARMWTQAAATMSTYQAVSTAAVTSAPSPDPAPPIVKSDASSGDSSNPDHDPTIDNPFNDFIANILKNFGINWDPAQGTVNGLDYDAYTNAGQPIFWVVRALELLEDFEQFGYYLVHNPALAFQYLVQLALFDWPTHILEIFTSQPELLAPALLLAAAPFGAVGGFAGLAGLAAIPHPAAVPVPAAPPAPAPPALPAVAAAPSPVAPAAAPAPAPAPAPTATTSTVAGAPPAPPAPAAPAPGFFPPYVIGPPGMGTGSGMGAGASSSAQRKAPEPDSAAAAAAAGAREAARARRRRRATQRGHGDEFMDMNVDVDPDWDASQASEHGAGTLGFTGTAPRETAAAAAGLTTLSADEFGGGPTLPMMPGTWDRDGAGHRGPGGDG; this is encoded by the coding sequence ATGACGGCGCCAATTTGGATGGCCTCGCCACCCGAACTACATTCCGCGCTGCTCAGCAGCGGCCCCGGACCCGGACCGTTGCTGGCCGCGGCCGGCGCCTGGTCACAACTGAGCGCCGAATATTCCACTGCCGCAGAAGAATTGAGCACAATGCTGGCCGGAGTCCAGGCCGGCGCATGGCAAGGACCCACCGGTGAGTCCTACGCGGCCGCACACGCGCCATACCTGGCCTGGCTGGCGAAATCGAGCGCCGACAGCGCCACGGCCGCCAGCCGGCACGAGGTGGCCGCCGCGGCGTACACCGCAGCCCTGGCCGCCATGCCCACGCTGCCGGAGCTGGCCACCAACCACGTCGTGCACGGCGCGCTGCTGGCGACGAATTTCTTCGGGGTCAATACGGTTCCCATCGCGGTCAACGAGGCCGACTACGCGCGCATGTGGACCCAGGCGGCCGCCACGATGTCCACCTACCAGGCGGTGTCCACCGCCGCGGTCACGTCGGCACCGTCACCGGATCCCGCGCCGCCGATCGTGAAATCCGATGCCTCAAGCGGTGATTCGTCGAACCCGGACCACGACCCGACGATCGACAATCCGTTCAACGACTTCATTGCCAACATCCTGAAGAACTTCGGGATCAACTGGGATCCCGCCCAGGGCACGGTGAACGGGCTGGACTACGACGCCTACACGAACGCCGGGCAACCCATCTTCTGGGTGGTGCGCGCCCTGGAACTGCTGGAGGATTTCGAGCAGTTCGGCTATTACCTGGTGCACAATCCGGCGTTGGCCTTCCAGTATCTGGTCCAGCTCGCACTGTTCGACTGGCCGACTCACATCCTCGAGATCTTCACCAGCCAGCCGGAGCTGCTGGCTCCGGCGCTGCTCCTGGCGGCCGCTCCGTTCGGCGCCGTCGGCGGTTTCGCGGGGTTGGCCGGCCTGGCCGCCATACCCCATCCCGCGGCCGTCCCGGTGCCGGCGGCTCCCCCCGCTCCCGCGCCGCCCGCCTTGCCCGCCGTCGCCGCGGCGCCCAGCCCCGTCGCACCGGCTGCGGCTCCGGCCCCGGCCCCGGCGCCCGCGCCCACCGCCACGACGAGCACGGTGGCCGGTGCCCCACCGGCACCGCCCGCGCCGGCCGCGCCCGCACCCGGATTCTTCCCGCCCTATGTCATCGGCCCGCCGGGAATGGGGACCGGTTCGGGCATGGGCGCGGGCGCCAGCTCAAGCGCCCAAAGAAAAGCACCAGAACCGGATAGCGCCGCAGCCGCGGCGGCCGCCGGCGCGCGAGAAGCAGCCCGCGCGCGCCGGCGCCGGCGTGCGACACAGCGCGGGCACGGCGACGAGTTCATGGACATGAACGTCGACGTCGATCCGGACTGGGACGCCTCGCAGGCTTCGGAGCACGGCGCCGGCACGCTGGGATTCACCGGGACCGCCCCGCGGGAGACCGCCGCTGCGGCGGCCGGGCTGACCACCCTGAGCGCTGACGAGTTCGGCGGCGGCCCAACGCTGCCGATGATGCCCGGCACCTGGGACCGGGACGGCGCCGGCCATCGCGGGCCCGGCGGCGACGGCTAG
- a CDS encoding permease translates to MEVLVAVLLACALAATTLRNAVFNSAALSTMGTVFCGVFVQAVPFLVLGVVVSGLIATFVSPQRLARWLPRRPALAVVAAGVGGVALPGCECGSVPLARRLFGEGGATGAAALTFMLAAPAINPVVLVATAVAFPGAPRMVFARMGASLLTAVVMGWAWSRWGRPEWITRRLPAAATQTEPRWVVFTEAARHDFLQAASYLVLGAAAAALLHVVVPQWVFAHLASDLVLGVALMATLAVVLALCSEADAFVAASMTMVPLVPRLVFLVVGPAVDVKLFAMQAGMFGRAFAARFAPCTFVVATASACAIGLFVLGAR, encoded by the coding sequence ATGGAAGTGCTGGTGGCCGTCCTGTTGGCCTGCGCACTGGCCGCGACGACCCTGCGCAATGCCGTCTTCAACAGCGCGGCGCTTTCCACGATGGGCACCGTGTTCTGCGGGGTCTTCGTGCAGGCGGTGCCGTTCCTGGTGCTCGGGGTAGTGGTCAGCGGCCTGATCGCGACATTCGTGTCGCCGCAGCGGTTGGCGCGCTGGTTGCCGCGGCGGCCGGCCCTGGCCGTGGTGGCCGCCGGTGTCGGCGGCGTCGCGCTGCCGGGCTGTGAGTGTGGGTCGGTTCCGTTGGCGCGGCGGCTGTTCGGTGAAGGCGGCGCGACGGGAGCCGCGGCGTTGACGTTCATGCTGGCCGCGCCGGCGATCAATCCGGTCGTGCTGGTCGCCACGGCGGTGGCGTTTCCGGGCGCACCCAGGATGGTCTTCGCCCGCATGGGGGCGTCGCTGCTGACCGCTGTCGTCATGGGCTGGGCGTGGTCGCGGTGGGGTCGCCCGGAATGGATCACCCGCCGGCTGCCCGCCGCGGCAACGCAGACCGAACCGAGATGGGTGGTGTTCACCGAGGCCGCCCGCCACGACTTCCTGCAGGCCGCATCGTATTTGGTCCTCGGCGCGGCCGCGGCGGCCCTGCTGCACGTAGTGGTGCCGCAGTGGGTGTTCGCGCATCTGGCGAGCGACCTCGTCCTCGGCGTCGCGCTGATGGCGACCCTGGCGGTGGTGCTGGCGCTGTGCTCGGAGGCGGATGCGTTCGTGGCGGCGAGCATGACGATGGTGCCGCTGGTGCCCCGGCTGGTGTTTCTCGTCGTCGGTCCTGCCGTCGACGTCAAGCTGTTCGCCATGCAGGCGGGTATGTTCGGCCGGGCGTTCGCCGCGCGCTTCGCGCCCTGCACTTTCGTGGTGGCCACCGCGAGCGCCTGTGCGATCGGGCTTTTCGTGTTGGGAGCCCGTTGA
- a CDS encoding TIGR03943 family putative permease subunit yields MSREAENTVLLLVGISIAMIAGSGVFTRYVKPGLLPWLIVSAVVLIGLALVAIVGDIRRGGPRTSESDADHGHGHSHRSGIVWMLVVAVLVLMFVAPPALRPSAAAPSVTSVSNEVLNKAFPPLPPGPNPDVSLPEVLMREAHDTTGSLTNRPISVTGFVLNEAQGVDLGRIVIICCAADAQLARIHLRGPAAGAAAGLPDNTWIRVQGQVIPAPRQPDSPAIPTLQATAVTRIDAPPNPYAYPR; encoded by the coding sequence ATGAGCCGCGAGGCCGAGAACACCGTGCTCCTGCTGGTGGGCATCAGCATCGCCATGATCGCCGGGTCGGGCGTGTTCACCCGTTACGTCAAGCCCGGGCTGCTGCCGTGGCTGATCGTGTCGGCGGTGGTGCTCATCGGTTTGGCGCTGGTGGCGATCGTCGGCGACATTCGCCGGGGCGGCCCGCGGACGAGTGAGTCGGATGCCGATCACGGCCACGGGCATTCCCACCGGAGCGGCATCGTCTGGATGCTCGTGGTCGCGGTCCTGGTGCTGATGTTCGTGGCGCCTCCCGCGCTGCGGCCCTCGGCGGCCGCCCCGTCGGTGACGTCGGTATCCAATGAGGTTCTGAACAAGGCATTTCCGCCGCTGCCGCCCGGGCCGAACCCGGACGTCTCGCTGCCTGAGGTGCTGATGCGCGAGGCGCACGACACGACCGGATCGCTGACGAACCGGCCGATCAGCGTCACCGGCTTCGTGCTCAACGAAGCACAGGGCGTCGACCTCGGTCGCATCGTCATCATCTGCTGCGCGGCCGACGCTCAGCTGGCCCGCATCCACCTGCGCGGACCGGCGGCCGGGGCCGCGGCCGGGCTTCCGGACAACACCTGGATCCGGGTCCAGGGCCAGGTCATACCCGCACCGCGGCAACCGGATTCGCCCGCGATTCCCACGCTGCAGGCCACCGCGGTCACCCGCATCGACGCCCCACCCAACCCGTACGCCTATCCGCGCTGA
- the rpsR gene encoding 30S ribosomal protein S18 — protein MAGKSARTRRPAPPPGPSPKRNLLHSLGLDAVDYKDTATLRVFISERGKIRSRHVTGLSVQQQRQVATAIKTAREMALLPYPGRHSAR, from the coding sequence ATGGCCGGGAAATCCGCGCGCACCCGCCGGCCCGCGCCACCGCCGGGACCCTCACCGAAAAGAAATCTGCTACACAGCCTGGGGCTGGACGCGGTGGACTATAAGGACACCGCGACGCTGCGCGTGTTCATCTCCGAACGCGGCAAGATCCGGTCGCGCCACGTCACCGGCCTATCCGTTCAGCAACAGCGGCAGGTCGCCACGGCCATCAAGACGGCCCGCGAAATGGCTCTGCTGCCCTACCCCGGCCGGCACTCGGCGCGATGA
- the rpsN gene encoding 30S ribosomal protein S14: MAKKSKVVKNYRRRAIVARYAERRAELKETIRSPASTAAQRAAAQDELARQPRDASAVRVRNRDAVDGRPRGHLRKFGLSRVRVRELAHAGQLPGVRKASW; encoded by the coding sequence ATGGCCAAGAAATCCAAGGTCGTCAAGAACTACCGCCGCCGCGCGATCGTGGCGCGCTACGCCGAACGCCGAGCCGAACTCAAAGAGACCATCCGCTCACCGGCGAGCACCGCCGCGCAGCGGGCCGCTGCCCAGGACGAGCTGGCGCGCCAACCCCGCGACGCCAGTGCGGTCCGGGTGCGCAACCGCGACGCCGTCGACGGTCGTCCCCGCGGCCACCTGCGCAAGTTCGGGCTGTCGCGGGTGCGCGTTCGGGAATTGGCACATGCCGGGCAGCTTCCCGGCGTGCGGAAGGCGAGCTGGTGA
- the rpmG gene encoding 50S ribosomal protein L33, which translates to MARNEIRPLVKLRSTAGTGYTYITRKNRRNDPDRLVLRKYDPVIRRHVEFREDR; encoded by the coding sequence ATGGCACGCAACGAAATTCGCCCCCTGGTCAAGCTGCGCTCCACCGCCGGAACCGGATACACCTACATCACCCGCAAGAACCGGCGCAACGACCCCGACCGCCTCGTGCTGCGCAAGTACGACCCCGTCATCCGCCGCCACGTCGAGTTCCGCGAGGACCGCTGA
- the rpmB gene encoding 50S ribosomal protein L28 translates to MSAHCQVTGRRPGFGNAVSHSGRRTSRRFNPNVQLKTYYLPSEGRRIRLRVSAKGIKVIDRDGIESVVAGLRRRGQRI, encoded by the coding sequence GTGTCCGCTCATTGCCAGGTGACCGGACGGCGACCGGGTTTCGGTAACGCCGTATCGCATTCGGGCCGCCGAACGTCTCGGCGCTTCAACCCCAATGTCCAGCTCAAGACCTATTACCTGCCCTCGGAGGGCCGCCGGATCCGCCTGCGGGTCAGCGCCAAGGGCATCAAGGTGATCGACCGCGACGGCATCGAGTCGGTGGTGGCAGGGCTGCGCCGGCGGGGGCAGCGAATCTGA
- the mrf gene encoding ribosome hibernation factor-recruiting GTPase MRF, translating into MRTPVILVAGQRDTDPVVGALLRARGTLVVEHRFDGQVVRRTTTTLSGGVLASNETGLELAHGCVSCTIRNDLMVLLRQLHRRDDVDRIVVHLAPWLEPEPICLAINHLRVRVAPGYIDGPAALDVSIAAVVTCVDSSAWLNQALGEDELDDGRTEAQVVIGQAEFADVVVLNQPNPFVAAVLRRLSPRARVRVGADGIEDALNDLYRDARRGRSDDPHGPLLAGQPPLESRGPISLVEFNSRRPFHPQRLHACLDLLLDGVIRTRGRLWLASQPDRAMWLESAGAGLRVSSAGKWLAALDDLELDGIDTERRAFAELSWDDRHGDRHTAMTILVCGAKPADILDALHGALLTDEEMRRPRDWIDYDDPFGDWHEEPCADRTEAADNAARHTRQDGDFS; encoded by the coding sequence ATGCGGACGCCAGTCATCCTGGTCGCCGGCCAGAGGGACACCGACCCGGTCGTAGGTGCGTTGTTGCGCGCCCGAGGAACGCTGGTGGTAGAGCACCGGTTCGACGGTCAGGTGGTGCGCCGAACGACCACCACGCTCTCCGGCGGCGTCCTGGCGTCCAACGAGACCGGCCTGGAACTCGCGCACGGCTGCGTCTCGTGCACCATCCGCAACGACCTGATGGTGTTGTTGCGCCAGCTGCATCGGCGCGACGACGTCGACCGGATCGTCGTCCACCTGGCGCCCTGGCTGGAGCCCGAGCCAATCTGCTTGGCGATCAATCACCTTCGGGTGCGCGTGGCACCGGGCTACATCGACGGTCCCGCGGCCCTGGATGTGTCGATCGCCGCCGTGGTGACCTGTGTCGATTCATCGGCGTGGCTGAACCAGGCCCTGGGTGAGGACGAACTGGACGACGGGCGCACCGAGGCTCAGGTGGTGATCGGCCAGGCCGAATTCGCCGATGTGGTGGTGCTCAATCAGCCCAACCCGTTCGTCGCCGCGGTACTGCGCCGCCTGTCCCCGCGCGCCCGCGTTCGGGTGGGCGCCGACGGCATCGAGGACGCGCTGAACGATCTGTATCGCGACGCGCGCCGCGGCCGCAGCGACGACCCACACGGTCCGCTGCTGGCCGGTCAGCCCCCGCTGGAGTCCCGCGGGCCAATCAGCTTGGTGGAGTTCAATTCCCGGCGCCCATTCCATCCGCAGCGCCTGCACGCGTGCCTGGATCTGCTGCTCGATGGCGTGATACGGACCCGCGGGCGGCTCTGGCTGGCCAGCCAACCGGACCGGGCGATGTGGTTGGAATCGGCCGGCGCCGGGCTGCGGGTCAGCTCGGCGGGCAAGTGGCTGGCCGCCCTCGACGACCTCGAGCTTGACGGCATCGACACGGAGCGAAGGGCTTTCGCCGAACTGAGCTGGGACGACCGGCACGGCGACCGGCACACGGCGATGACCATCCTAGTGTGCGGCGCCAAACCCGCCGACATTCTCGACGCCCTGCACGGCGCGCTGCTCACCGACGAGGAGATGCGGCGCCCGCGCGACTGGATCGACTACGACGACCCGTTCGGCGACTGGCACGAGGAGCCGTGCGCGGACCGGACGGAGGCCGCCGACAACGCGGCCCGCCATACCCGGCAGGACGGAGATTTCTCATGA
- a CDS encoding type B 50S ribosomal protein L31, translating into MKPGAHPDYHPVVFQDATTGAMFLTRSTLTSSRTVGWQTPHGTRTYPLVVVEVTSDSHPFWTGGRRIVDSAGQVEKFHRRYGRR; encoded by the coding sequence ATGAAGCCCGGCGCCCATCCCGACTACCACCCCGTCGTCTTCCAGGACGCCACCACCGGTGCGATGTTCCTGACCCGATCGACCCTGACCAGTTCGCGTACCGTCGGATGGCAAACGCCGCACGGCACCCGCACCTATCCACTGGTCGTCGTCGAGGTCACCTCGGACTCGCACCCGTTCTGGACCGGCGGCCGTCGCATCGTCGACAGCGCCGGCCAGGTGGAGAAGTTTCATCGCCGCTACGGCCGCAGATGA